The Heyndrickxia vini genome contains a region encoding:
- a CDS encoding SDR family NAD(P)-dependent oxidoreductase, whose product MRLKDKVAIVTGGASGIGEATVRLFAEEGAKVVIADFSERGKNISEELNANGHDTLFVKTDVTNEEQIKQMISETVNKYGKLDIMYANAGIADDAPAHELSYERWKRTIDINLSGVFLSDKYSIEQFLKQGTGGVIVNAGSIHSFVSLPNPTAYSSAKGGVKLLTQNLCTAYAKDGIRINAVCPGYIDTPLLSEVNPEQKEFLVSLHPQGRLGKPEEVAKAVLFLASDESSFVNGTTLLVDGGYTAH is encoded by the coding sequence ATGAGATTAAAAGACAAAGTAGCCATTGTAACTGGCGGAGCAAGTGGAATAGGAGAAGCAACGGTTCGTTTATTTGCAGAAGAAGGTGCGAAAGTAGTTATTGCCGATTTTTCTGAGCGCGGTAAAAATATTTCAGAAGAATTAAATGCAAATGGACATGATACCCTATTTGTAAAAACAGATGTAACCAATGAAGAGCAAATTAAACAAATGATCAGTGAAACAGTAAACAAGTACGGTAAACTTGATATTATGTATGCAAATGCGGGAATAGCTGATGATGCACCAGCCCATGAATTATCTTATGAAAGATGGAAAAGAACCATTGATATCAACCTATCAGGTGTGTTCCTTTCAGATAAATATTCTATTGAACAGTTTCTTAAACAAGGTACCGGCGGTGTCATTGTAAATGCAGGATCCATTCATAGCTTTGTTTCGTTACCAAATCCAACTGCCTATTCTTCTGCAAAAGGCGGCGTGAAGTTACTAACTCAAAACTTATGTACTGCTTATGCAAAAGATGGAATTCGTATAAATGCAGTTTGCCCTGGCTATATAGATACTCCTTTACTTTCAGAGGTAAATCCGGAGCAGAAAGAATTTTTAGTTTCTCTTCATCCGCAAGGAAGATTAGGAAAACCGGAGGAAGTTGCTAAAGCAGTTCTATTTTTAGCAAGTGATGAATCTAGTTTTGTAAACGGGACAACCTTACTTGTTGATGGCGGGTATACTGCACATTAA